From a single Brassica napus cultivar Da-Ae chromosome C9, Da-Ae, whole genome shotgun sequence genomic region:
- the LOC106391010 gene encoding histone-arginine methyltransferase METTL23 isoform X2, which produces MTTTTTISQHDFYGDDDGDSEGSVYLSVIENMKEEYGLFVWPCSVILAEYVWQQRSRFRGSTILELGAGTSLPGLVAAKVGANVTLTDDSSKAEVLENMTRVCELNNLNCNVMGLTWGVWDATIFDLRPNIILGADVLYDSSAFDDLFATVSFLLQNSPDAVFITTYHNRSGHHLIEFLMVKWGLKCVKLVDGFSFLPSRKASLLSGNIQLVEIVLSCGKSAA; this is translated from the exons ATGACCACAACGACTACCATCTCTCAGCATGATTTCTACGGTGATGATGATGGAGATTCGGAAGGTTCAGTCTATCTATCTGTTATCGAG AATATGAAGGAAGAGTACGGTTTGTTCGTTTGGCCTTGTAGCGTCATCCTCGCCGAGTATGTCTGGCAACAGCGATCTCGATTTCGTGGCTCTACCATTCTCGAG CTAGGAGCTGGCACTTCCTTGCCTGGTTTGGTAGCTGCTAAGGTTGGAGCTAATGTCACCCTTACTGATGACTCAAGCAAAGCAGAG GTTTTGGAGAATATGACAAGAGTTTGTGAGCTTAACAATCTCAACTGTAAT GTAATGGGTCTCACATGGGGAGTGTGGGATGCAACCATATTTGATCTGCGGCCTAACATTATACTTGGAGCCGATGTTTTATATGATTCAAGTG CGTTCGATGATCTCTTTGCCACCGTCTCTTTCCTGCTTCAGAATTCTCCAGATGCAGTTTTTATCACTACTTATCACAACAGGAG TGGGCATCATCTGATCGAGTTCCTCATGGTGAAATGGGGTCTGAAGTGCGTTAAACTTGTGGATGGCTTCTCATTTTTGCCATCTCGAAAGGCATCTTTACTAAGCGGCAACATTCAGCTTGTTGAGATCGTATTGAGTTGTGGAAAATCAGCAGCCTAA
- the LOC125575560 gene encoding disease resistance protein RML1B-like, which produces MDLLASGNLKELPDLSKATKLEKLNLSFCVSLVEIPSSFLHLQKLQTLTMTGFINLEVMPSHLNLASLKQVNMMGCSRLRNLPVISTNIRRLYISEIEVEDERASIKSCSRLKNLTIRKGGKLKGLTHLPTSLTTVNLSNSDIERIPECIKDLNRLQYLNLCGCRRLSSLPELPVSLVFLYAEDCESLETVFFSVNTSYVHLFFTKSHHQTNSYTWKSMPTGKRSACRVRSQRQWKFIDHQQTSFLRHKFPGLPRGFT; this is translated from the coding sequence ATGGATCTGTTAGCGTCCGGGAATTTGAAGGAACTCCCTGATCTTTCAAAAGCTACAAAACTTGAGAAGCTGAATCTGAGTTTTTGCGTGAGTTTAGTAGAGATTCCATCCTCTTTTCTGCATCTTCAGAAACTACAGACGCTGACAATGACTGGCTTCATAAACCTAGAAGTCATGCCATCTCACCTGAACTTGGCATCCCTTAAACAAGTCAATATGATGGGATGCTCAAGACTGAGAAACCTTCCAGTTATTTCGACCAACATTCGAAGATTATATATATCTGAGATAGAGGTAGAAGATGAGCGTGCATCGATTAAGAGCTGCTCTCGTCTTAAGAATCTCACCATAAGGAAAGGTGGAAAGCTCAAGGGATTAACACATCTCCCCACAAGTTTAACAACCGTGAACCTAAGCAATTCTGATATTGAAAGGATTCCAGAATGCATCAAAGATCTTAATCGGCTACAATACCTCAATCTATGTGGATGCAGAAGACTGTCATCATTGCCAGAACTCCCTGTTTCGCTCGTGTTTCTATATGCAGAAGATTGTGAATCACTTGAGACGGTATTCTTCTCTGTAAACACTTCATATGTGCACCTCTTTTTCACGAAAAGCCATCATCAGACAAACAGCTACACATGGAAAAGCATGCCTACCGGGAAGAGAAGTGCCTGCAGAGTTCGATCACAGAGACAGTGGAAATTCATTGACCATCAACAGACTTCTTTCCTCAGACACAAGTTTCCAGGTTTGCCTCGTGGTTTCACCTAA
- the LOC125592469 gene encoding uncharacterized protein LOC125592469 codes for MINPPETNRPDINGEKSPRVPAVLRLGPPITVEQREGEPYESNQPEQIMEASPRVPAALRLGLSDPLPKRRPGRPPGPRKLATSPEKASGSKAKKRKIAPKPTTCRRRPGTPASQSSQAGKTSAKGIGSPETLQRLGEIKCTLNPYIFFLSETKNPPETVLSKIQELQYEFHHIIPPTSPGAGGLTLLWKHSVKLDVLNATNNLVDTSIDFKGKLFYASFIYSDTNRANRKLFWDELIRMNESRDAAWFVTGDFNDIIGNDEKTGGPARPEG; via the exons ATGATTAATCCCCCCGAGACCAACAGACCTGACATAAACGGGGAAAAATCGCCCAGAGTCCCTGCAGTACTACGACTTGGACCTCCCATCACAGTCGAGCAAAGAGAAGGGGAACCGTACGAGTCAAACCAACCTGAACAAATCATGGAGGCATCTCCTAGAGTACCTGCAGCACTCCGGCTCGGGCTGTCTGATCCTTTACCTAAACGAAGGCCAGGAAGACCACCAGGCCCAAGGAAACTTGCTACAAGCCCTGAGAAGGCCTCAGGATCAAAAGCGAAAAAGAGGAAAATAGCTCCAAAACCCACTACCTGCAGACGTCGACCTGGAACACCTGCATCACAATCATCTCAAGCCGGAAAAACGAGTGCTAAAG GGATAGGGAGTCCCGAGACACTTCAGAGGCTAGGAGAGATTAAGTGCACTTTAAATCCAtacatcttcttcctctctgaAACGAAAAATCCCCCCGAAACAGTACTATCAAAGATTCAAGAGCTACAGTATGAGTTTCACCATATTATCCCTCCTACTAGTCCTGGGGCAGGAGGTCTCACCTTACTTTGGAAACATAGTGTAAAGCTTGATGTACTTAATGCTACGAATAACTTGGTTGATACATCAATTGACTTCAAAGGCAAGCTTTTCTATGCATCGTTCATCTATAGTGACACAAACAGAGCAAATAGAAAATTATTCTGGGACGAGCTGATTCGAATGAACGAATCCCGCGATGCAGCTTGGTTTGTCACCGGAGATTTTAATGACATCATTGGTAATGATGAAAAAACTGGTGGCCCTGCTCGGCCCGAAGGATAG
- the LOC125593398 gene encoding brassinosteroid-responsive RING protein 1-like has protein sequence MGFPLGYSELLLPKIFLHVLSFLGLIRKLISTLFWFIGLPDFLEAEPVTSSWPDPPPNSTTSSHHDSNLFSAALLAGEILPIVKFSDLNRPESECCAVCLYDFENEDEIRRLTNCRHIFHKECLDRWIMDYSQMTCPLCRTQFIPDDLQRSFNQKLWSESSEVW, from the coding sequence ATGGGTTTTCCGTTGGGCTATTCCGAACTCCTCCTCCCAAAAATCTTTCTTCACGTACTCTCTTTCTTAGGTCTAATACGAAAACTAATCTCCACACTTTTCTGGTTCATTGGTCTACCCGATTTTTTGGAAGCCGAACCGGTTACATCTTCATGGCCCGACCCACCACCAAACTCCACCACCTCAAGCCACCATGACTCTAACTTGTTTTCAGCAGCGCTGCTAGCTGGGGAGATCTTGCCCATTGTCAAATTCTCGGATCTAAACCGACCCGAATCCGAATGTTGTGCGGTGTGTCTCTACGATTTCGAGAACGAGGATGAGATCCGACGGCTGACGAATTGCAGGCATATATTCCATAAAGAATGTTTGGACCGTTGGATTATGGATTATAGTCAGATGACGTGTCCACTTTGTCGTACGCAGTTCATACCTGATGATCTTCAAAGGTCGTTTAATCAAAAGCTTTGGTCTGAATCTAGTGAAGTTTGGTGA
- the LOC106391010 gene encoding histone-arginine methyltransferase METTL23 isoform X1 — protein MTTTTTISQHDFYGDDDGDSEGSVYLSVIENMKEEYGLFVWPCSVILAEYVWQQRSRFRGSTILEQLGAGTSLPGLVAAKVGANVTLTDDSSKAEVLENMTRVCELNNLNCNVMGLTWGVWDATIFDLRPNIILGADVLYDSSAFDDLFATVSFLLQNSPDAVFITTYHNRSGHHLIEFLMVKWGLKCVKLVDGFSFLPSRKASLLSGNIQLVEIVLSCGKSAA, from the exons ATGACCACAACGACTACCATCTCTCAGCATGATTTCTACGGTGATGATGATGGAGATTCGGAAGGTTCAGTCTATCTATCTGTTATCGAG AATATGAAGGAAGAGTACGGTTTGTTCGTTTGGCCTTGTAGCGTCATCCTCGCCGAGTATGTCTGGCAACAGCGATCTCGATTTCGTGGCTCTACCATTCTCGAG CAGCTAGGAGCTGGCACTTCCTTGCCTGGTTTGGTAGCTGCTAAGGTTGGAGCTAATGTCACCCTTACTGATGACTCAAGCAAAGCAGAG GTTTTGGAGAATATGACAAGAGTTTGTGAGCTTAACAATCTCAACTGTAAT GTAATGGGTCTCACATGGGGAGTGTGGGATGCAACCATATTTGATCTGCGGCCTAACATTATACTTGGAGCCGATGTTTTATATGATTCAAGTG CGTTCGATGATCTCTTTGCCACCGTCTCTTTCCTGCTTCAGAATTCTCCAGATGCAGTTTTTATCACTACTTATCACAACAGGAG TGGGCATCATCTGATCGAGTTCCTCATGGTGAAATGGGGTCTGAAGTGCGTTAAACTTGTGGATGGCTTCTCATTTTTGCCATCTCGAAAGGCATCTTTACTAAGCGGCAACATTCAGCTTGTTGAGATCGTATTGAGTTGTGGAAAATCAGCAGCCTAA